The following are from one region of the Paenibacillus bovis genome:
- the ruvB gene encoding Holliday junction branch migration DNA helicase RuvB, whose translation MTDDRIISANLMMEDQAVELSLRPRYLAEYIGQSRVKENLKIYIEAAKMRGEALDHVLLYGPPGLGKTTLANIIANELGVNLRTTSGPAIERPGDLAALLTNLQDGDVLFIDEIHRLNRSVEEVLYPAMEDSALDIMIGKGPSARSVRLDLPPFTLIGATTRAGLLSAPLRDRFGVVSRLEFYTVDELTFIVSRGADILGIEILGDAAEEIALRGRGTPRIANRLLKRVRDYAQVRGDGIITPEIAEESLNMLQVDPCGLDQIDHKMLEAMIHSFRGGPVGLDTIAATIGEEGQTIEDVYEPYLLQLGFLQRTPRGRVVTPKAYSHLGIPMPEDLKGK comes from the coding sequence ATGACGGATGACCGCATCATATCGGCTAACTTGATGATGGAAGACCAAGCGGTGGAACTCAGTCTGCGTCCCCGCTATCTGGCGGAATACATCGGTCAAAGCCGGGTAAAAGAAAACCTGAAAATTTATATTGAAGCGGCCAAAATGCGTGGTGAGGCACTGGATCACGTTCTGCTTTACGGTCCACCGGGACTCGGTAAAACGACGCTCGCTAATATTATTGCCAATGAGCTCGGAGTTAATCTTCGTACTACTTCTGGACCGGCGATTGAACGGCCTGGTGATCTCGCAGCATTGCTGACCAATTTGCAGGATGGAGACGTTCTATTTATAGATGAAATTCATCGATTGAACCGTTCGGTAGAAGAAGTATTATATCCGGCAATGGAGGATTCAGCGCTGGATATTATGATTGGCAAAGGGCCGAGTGCGCGCTCAGTGCGTCTGGATTTGCCTCCGTTTACATTGATTGGAGCAACGACAAGAGCGGGTCTGCTGTCAGCTCCACTACGCGACCGATTTGGCGTCGTTAGTCGTCTGGAATTCTACACAGTGGATGAATTGACCTTTATCGTCAGTCGTGGTGCGGATATTCTCGGAATTGAGATACTGGGAGACGCTGCCGAGGAGATTGCACTGCGTGGAAGAGGGACTCCGCGGATTGCAAATCGTTTGCTCAAACGGGTAAGGGATTATGCACAGGTACGTGGAGATGGTATTATCACACCGGAGATTGCTGAAGAATCACTGAATATGCTGCAGGTTGATCCGTGCGGATTGGATCAGATTGACCATAAAATGCTGGAAGCGATGATTCATAGTTTCCGTGGGGGGCCGGTAGGTTTGGATACAATCGCGGCTACCATTGGCGAAGAAGGGCAAACGATCGAAGATGTATACGAGCCTTACCTGCTACAGCTGGGGTTCTTGCAGCGTACTCCACGCGGACGTGTGGTTACGCCAAAAGCTTATAGTCACCTTGGAATTCCCATGCCGGAAGACTTGAAAGGTAAATAA
- a CDS encoding DUF1720 domain-containing protein, whose translation MIQDTGYRIQDTGYRIQDTGYRIQDTGYRIQDTGYRIQDTGYRIQDTGYRIQDTGYRIQDTGYRIQDTGYRIQDTGYRIPIVCVY comes from the coding sequence TTGATACAGGATACAGGATACAGGATACAGGATACAGGATACAGGATACAGGATACAGGATACAGGATACAGGATACAGGATACAGGATACAGGATACAGGATACAGGATACAGGATACAGGATACAGGATACAGGATACAGGATACAGGATACAGGATACAGGATACAGGATACAGGATACAGGATACAGGATACAGGATACAGGATACAGGATACAGGATACAGGATACAGGATACCAATAGTGTGCGTATACTAG
- the ruvA gene encoding Holliday junction branch migration protein RuvA has product MIDYLRGPLVHLENEYIVMDVNGIGYRVFCPNPFAWAKHTGEITVYTHHHVREDAIQLFGFPSRDEQKLFRKLIEVSGIGPRVALGILSGGSPEGVITAIYQENITFLTKLPGIGKKTAQRMILDLKDKLDGIGDALIATGLFAQTELPMAASGDVWPEVREGLKALGYTESELDRMWQTLKHEVFPEDTADSVMKRALKMLYTGS; this is encoded by the coding sequence ATGATCGATTATTTGCGCGGGCCTCTGGTCCACTTGGAGAATGAATACATTGTAATGGATGTTAATGGTATTGGATATCGTGTATTTTGCCCCAATCCTTTTGCCTGGGCGAAGCATACAGGAGAGATTACGGTCTATACCCATCATCATGTCCGTGAGGATGCAATACAGCTATTTGGGTTCCCCAGCCGTGATGAACAGAAGCTGTTTCGTAAATTGATTGAAGTATCCGGAATCGGTCCACGGGTAGCCCTTGGGATTCTAAGTGGTGGCAGTCCGGAAGGGGTAATCACAGCTATTTATCAGGAGAATATTACCTTCCTGACCAAGCTACCTGGAATCGGCAAAAAAACAGCTCAACGCATGATTCTGGATCTCAAGGATAAGCTGGATGGGATCGGAGATGCACTTATTGCTACAGGTTTATTTGCCCAGACGGAACTGCCAATGGCAGCCTCTGGAGATGTATGGCCGGAAGTGCGCGAGGGTCTCAAAGCTCTTGGTTACACCGAATCAGAGCTGGATCGCATGTGGCAAACGCTCAAGCATGAAGTCTTTCCGGAAGATACAGCAGATTCTGTTATGAAACGGGCTTTGAAAATGCTGTATACTGGATCATAA
- the ruvC gene encoding crossover junction endodeoxyribonuclease RuvC, producing MRILGIDPGIAIVGFGFIDKNGSKLTPVQYGCIQTEAHTPEEERLMHVYEGMVQLIDKYKPDAVAFEKLFFSRNVTTAMSVSQARGVSILAAAQRGLPIGEYTPMQVKQAIVGYGKAEKRQVQEMVRMFLNLQKVPKPDDVADALAVAVCHAHSYVLNSKLNEVLKK from the coding sequence TTGCGTATATTGGGGATTGACCCGGGGATTGCAATTGTTGGTTTTGGATTTATTGATAAGAATGGAAGCAAGCTGACACCTGTTCAGTATGGATGTATCCAGACAGAGGCGCACACGCCCGAAGAAGAACGCCTGATGCATGTATATGAGGGGATGGTACAGTTGATCGATAAGTACAAACCCGACGCCGTTGCCTTTGAAAAATTGTTTTTTAGTCGGAATGTGACTACTGCCATGTCCGTCAGTCAGGCGCGTGGCGTATCGATTCTAGCAGCTGCGCAGCGTGGCCTACCTATAGGGGAATATACACCAATGCAGGTTAAGCAGGCAATTGTAGGGTATGGTAAAGCAGAAAAACGACAGGTTCAAGAAATGGTGCGCATGTTTTTGAATCTGCAAAAAGTTCCAAAGCCGGATGATGTAGCCGATGCCCTGGCTGTTGCTGTTTGTCATGCTCACTCTTATGTATTAAATTCTAAATTAAATGAGGTACTCAAAAAATGA